The Malus domestica chromosome 13, GDT2T_hap1 genome includes a window with the following:
- the LOC139190439 gene encoding uncharacterized protein, with amino-acid sequence MNPAKCAFGVSAGNFLGFLVHHRGIEVDENEARAIINAQPLTMKKQLQSLLGKINFLRRFIANSAGKMKAFSTLLKLKDSDEFEWTDEHQAAFTQIKVSLVTPPVLVPPQRGKPLKLYISTVEKSIGCLLAQDNDAGREQAIFYLSRSLNPPEINYSAVEKLCLAVFFAVSKLRHYMLPSVTQVIAQTDVIRYMLTRPIVKGRIGKWTMALSEFSLQYVPQKAVKGQALADFLAQHPSPYGFGDMDVEICLVGTRDNYWMMYFDGSSTSSSAGVGIVLQSPNHDRWYFSLKLDFDCTNNQADYEALIIGLGILHDLQATHALVLDDSKLVINQLNGSFRCMSYTLAPYHMVASYLAESFDGITFEHISRIHNIDADELAQIASGAQFLGGKLGREIPVLRQLYPALVNQQILRRDEVIRTKVMSLPSLLDRQDTIEVCAIEAIPDDWRKPIMQYLDNPNGKHSRWTRVHATNYVTYQNELYRKGEDGLLLLCLDPQEGAQAITEVHEGVCGAHQSGRKMRWLLRRHGYFWPRILKDCIEFARGYV; translated from the coding sequence atgaatcctgccaaatgtgcatttggtgtgTCGGCCGGTAATTTTCTCGGTTTCCTGGTACAtcaccgtgggattgaagtggaCGAAAATGAAGCACGTGCAATCATCAATGCTCAACCCCTAACGATGAAGAAACAATTGCAGTCCTTACTCGgcaagataaattttctccgccgatttatagctaactcggcagggaaaatgaaagcgttttcgACGCTTTTAAAACTTAAGGACTCAGATGAGTTTGAGTGGACCGACGAGCATCAGGCCGCGTTTACACAAATCAAGGTCTCCCTCGTGACACCACCTGTCCTTGTTCCACCCCAGCGCGGTAAACCTCTCAAACTTTATATTTCGACGGTTGAAAAGTCCATTGGCTGCCTCCTCGCCCAAGACAACGATGCCGGGCGGGAGCAGGCTATTTTTTACCTCAGTCGAAGTCTTAATCCaccagagatcaattattccgcagttgagaagctctgtctcgcCGTGTTCTTTGCTGTCtccaagcttcggcattacatgcttcCGTCGGTCACACAAGTCATCGCCCAGACCGACGTCATCCGATACATGCTTACCCGACCAATTGTAaaaggccgaattgggaaatggacaatggcgttgtccgagtttagcCTGCAATATgtgccccagaaagctgtcaaaggccagGCATTGGCAGATTTCCTCGCTCAACACCCTTCCCCCTACGGTTTTGGGGACATGGACGTCGAAATTTGCTTGGTTGGAACACGCGATAACTACTGGATGATGTATTTTGACGGTTCAAGCACTTCATCCTCGGCCGGCGTTGGTATTGTCCTTCAATCCCCTAAccacgatcgttggtatttttcgctcaagttggatttcgactgcaccaataatcaggccgactATGAAGCTCTTATCATCGGCCTGGGCATCCTCCATGACTTGCAGGCCACCCACGCCCTCGTCCTCGATGACTCTAAACtcgtgattaaccaacttaatgggtcttttcgctGCATGAGTTATACCCTAgcaccctaccacatggttgccagctatttggccgaatccTTCGACGGTATTACGTTTGAGCATATTTCCCGGATCCATAATATCGATGCggacgagttggctcaaattgCCTCTGGTGCACAAttcctggggggcaagctaggacGGGAGATACCGGTGTTACGACAGCTATACCCGGCCTTAGTTAACCAGCAAATCCTCCGGCGTGACGAAGTAATACGCACCAAAGTCATGTCTCTACCTTCGTTGCTAGACCGACAAGACACTATAGAGGTTTGTGCCATCGAGGcaataccagatgattggagaaaacccattatgcagtaccttgacaatcccaatggaAAACATAGTCGCTGGACACGAgttcacgccacgaactatgtcacgtaccaaaacgagttataccgaAAAGGCGAGGATGGATTGCTACTGCTATGCCTCGACCCCCAAGAGGGTGCTCAGGCGATTACAGAAGTccatgaaggggtatgcggagctcatcaatccggacggaaaatgcgatggctacttcgACGACACGGCTATTTCTGGCCAAGAATactaaaggattgtatcgagtttgcacgaggatacGTATAG